Within the Leptospira ryugenii genome, the region TGTAAGTATAGACCTGCCAGTTCTTGAGAGGACGATTGCCTTCATGAGTTCGGAATACAGGAGTAAAGGCAGAAAGTTCTGCCCATCGCAAAAGGAGTTCTTTGGGTCGATGGTAATTTCTGAGAGGATTGGATATGGTTGTATAACCACCGATATCACTATGGTTCAAAGCAATCCCGCTCATACCGCCAGATGTGAGTCCGATGATAGCGGAAGGAAGACCATCATTTTTCCCCCAGCTGACCATTTGGTCACCCTCCCAGAAAAGTGTGCTATATTGGTTTGAGTAAGAATAACCAGCTCTCGTAAAGAAAACAATCTTTCCTTCTTTTCCAGCCTCTTTGATTGCCTCTCGATTGATTCTGGCCCAATCCACGGGATAGATATTGTGGTAAACCTTAGCATCGATACCCGAATACAATTTGGCATCAAAGGGAAGCCATTCGCCAAAGTCCGCCATCCAACCACTCAAACCAACATCTATCATATTCTTTTTGATGATTGATTTTGTCCATTGCACTGCCTGAGGATTGGTTAAATCGATCAGATAGGCAGGAAAGCCCACGGTTTGGATGAGATAATCTTCTCCTGCCTGGTTTTTCACTAGATAACCTTTTGATTTTGCTTCCGCTAACAAAGGATTTGTGAAATCATCACCTGGTTTTTTGGGATCTGTATCAGCAAGAAAGGAATTGATATAACCTAGAACTTGAACGTTCTTTTGATTCATACCCTTCACAAAGTTTTTAAAATCAGGGTAGAGTTTTTCATCGGCATACCATCGCCATTTCAATTGGTCACCAAAATTGGTTACACGTCTTCCACACCAATCTTGGATCCAAAGCGCCGTTATTGGATTTCCTTTTGCTTTTGCCTGGTCGACTATGAAATTTACTTTTTCCGTTCCACCTTGGACACCTAACCAAGTACCGTATGCCCAATCTGGCAAGGCAGTATAACGGCCTGTTTTCTTTGTATAACTATTTAATAATTCTCTTGCATCTTTGCCGAGCCAAATGTTTGCACGGAAATGATTTTGGACATTTGTATCCCAGTATTCGATTTTGAGTTCGTCTGCTTGGGAGAGGTCGAAACGAGAATAACCAGAATTTTCTACAAAAAGTGATCGATTCTCCGAGCTGATGAAATGCGGAATTGGTGCGTAGGTTGTGTATTCATTGCCGCCAGCACCAGCAAGTAAGTTTGCACCTGCGGTAATCGGCTGATCTCCCCGACCGATCCCTTGCTCTTCTGTAAATAGGAATGGAGTTTTTCCTTTCATCTGGTCGTGGGTAAACTGCTCACCAAAGCCAAAGAATTTTTCCGAGGACTTGCTCTCGATTGCCAACCAAATACGGTTCAGGGAAGGATCAGAGAATTGGATTTGCAAATCAAGCTGATCTGCTTGCGAGGATTGGACTGTGATTTTGTAGTCTGATTGGCAATCTTTTCCAGATACCTTTCCTCGGATGATTAGGCTCTTTCCTTCAGGGACAAGAGAGTCGAGGCTCTGCTCTGTGCAGAATACGACAGGCTTCTCAACAAATTTAAAAGATGCCATCCGGTACTTTGCTTTTGCATCTACGCGACCGGCTTGCAAAAAAGCTTTGGAGAGTGAGACTGAAAAAAATACTTTTTGGTTCCCTTTGGAAACAAAGGAAAGTTTGTTCTCACTCTGGCTTACAAGGAGATTGCCCACTTGAACAGGGGAAATTGTTTCTTTTGCGAATTGGATTTGGCCGGATGCACAACTAACGAGAGCAAACGACAGAGAGTAAAGAGCACAGAGGCCAAAAAGAGATTTGCGTAGGGTGGTGAGAAACAAGGTATCCTCCTAGAGAGTCCTCTGATTCGCTGATACCTTGCTTATTTCGTAAATCTTTTTTTACACTTTCTTTCGGTCTAAGCCACCAACACGTGGGGCTGCCGCACTCACAGCCTTCTGTCCAAAGACAGACACGGCTTGTTTTGGTAGGCTGGACTTTCTCCATTCAAACCATGAGCCTTGGTAGGTGCTAACATCACTATAGCCTGTTTCTCTCAGCATTAAGGCAAGGAGGCAAGATCTTGCGCCATTGTAATCATATATGACTGTTGGCCTTTCTGGCATAAAAGGGAAACCATTCAAACGCTTTTTGAAAACGGAACGGTCAATGAGATTTGCCTCAGCATCGTAGAGGTTTCTCCAATCCCATAAAAATGCGCCTGGTAGCCTTCCACAGAGTGTGCCCTCTTCAGGAGCAGTTAATCTAGGGAGTCGGCCTTCATACTCTTCCATAGTACGAGCATCAAAGATTTGGAGTTTTGTAAGGTTTTTTTCCATGAAGGCTTTGTCGACAACACCTTCAATCACCTTAGTCTTGTCAGCTGGTTCGAACTCTACTTTCAAAGTTCCAGGCTTTTTATTTCCATCTATGGGCCATTTCTTCGCTAAAACATAACTTTCAGCAAAGCCCATTGCACGAAGTAAAAACACCATACGAGTTGAGAACATTCCCATGCCCTCATCAAAAACTACGACTCGCGTTTTTTTGCTTTTTTGGATTTCTTGGAGGACACCGACCATTGGGCCATAGAGTTTTTTATGTGATTCAGGATCAGATCCAAAAGCCTTTTTGATGAAGGGATAGTAGTAAGCACCTTCCAGGGTTTCCTCTTCATATGCTGATTGAGACCTACAATCAATTAAGAAATCTCCTGCATTTATCTCTGATTTTAAAAAACTCCAGTTCAATCGTATCTCCTCGTCTTCCATTCCTAAAACCCCCTCTCTTTTTTGAAAGCCTGAAAACCAAAAAAAAAATCTCTTTTGAATCGGGACATAATCTTCTGGGATTTCATGCAAGGACCTTCAATTCTAGTGGTCTCAGATTCCGATACTCTTAAAGATGAAATGGTATCTGCACGCAATGATTCCGCGCAAAGTTTCACTGAGAGGCTTGCTCTTTGTCTGCATTCTATGTGCATCTATGCTTTTTGCTCAAACAAATAGAGTTCGTGAATCCTCCGATTTGCAAACGTTATATGATATGTTAAAGTCCTCCGGACAAAACAAAACTAGGCAAAGTTTTTTAAAAAAACATACAAAGCATATCTTTCCCCTTGAAGATGCAGAATGTTCTATTAAAACAAAGAACGACGATGGACTAGTTCGTTACTTTACATTGCAATGTGGATCAAATGAAGTTGAGGGCCTTATCAACTATGCCTCAGACCAAAAAAAGCTGAAAACCAAACTATCTGGATTTCAATTGGTCGCTTGGGAAAAGATTGGCAATCAAAAATATCTGAGGATCCGTGTTCACGGATTTGAATCGCAGGTAGGCTCTATTACGAAAGAAAGCAAGGACATCGTTCCTATCGCTTTGCGCCAAAAAAAACAAAAAGAAAAAGATTTTACAAAGGATATAAATGAAAACCTCCAATACTTTAAATCTTTGGCTTACAATTCGAAACGTAGAAAAGAAGCAGTAACAGATTTAGAAATTTTTTTCGATAAAACTTGTCCTCTGGTATTTAAAGAAGTAGACCAGAGTTTTTATTGGGACAAGACAATCGCTTATACATTCGAAATTTCTTGCGTAAAGGATACTTCGTATTCCCTCGTAAAGATTCCGGGCGGTCGAGATGGTAAGTTGAATGTATCAAATAAAGCCATGCCAATCCCTCAGAAAGGAGAAACGTTCTATGCAATGCTTCGAATGCGAAAGATCACAGATGAACAGGCATACTGGGATGATTTTAAATTATACTATGAATAAACGAATTGCGATTTTTTTTCTGTTCCTATTTTGCTTTCCTATCCTCTCGCAGGAAAATAGCGAAAACGAAGTTACTGATATCTACCAGTCTGTTGTACTAGTCAGAAATGATAGCTATGTAGCAGAGAATAAAATTTTACCATGGACAAAGAAAAATTTGAGTACTGGTCTTGGTTCTGGTGTCGTCTTAGGTAAAAATTTGATTCTCACGAATGCCCACGTTGTCATGGATTCAAATCGTATCAATGTTCGTTTGAATGGAAGCCAAACTGACTATCCAGCAAAAGTTGTGTTTGTTGGATACGATTGTGATCTTGCATTATTAGAGATCATGGATGAAAGCTTTGCTGAGAATAGTAAAATTTTAAAAATGTCCGAAACCAATCCACTTTTGGGCGATGATATTCTGGTATTAGGTTTCCCAAATGGACAGGATCGTTTAACAGTCGAAAAAGGATCTGTCCTACGTTATGAAAAAAGTCGCTATAGCTACTCTGGTTTGGACTTTCGAAATGTAATCAAAATCAACGCTAATGTCCAGCCAGGCAATTCAGGTGGTCCTGCCATTCAGAATGGAAAGATGATTGGACTAACTTTCCAGATATCGAAAACCGGCAAAGACTTAGCATATCTGATTCCAAATGAAATCATCCGT harbors:
- a CDS encoding alpha-glucosidase, with amino-acid sequence MFLTTLRKSLFGLCALYSLSFALVSCASGQIQFAKETISPVQVGNLLVSQSENKLSFVSKGNQKVFFSVSLSKAFLQAGRVDAKAKYRMASFKFVEKPVVFCTEQSLDSLVPEGKSLIIRGKVSGKDCQSDYKITVQSSQADQLDLQIQFSDPSLNRIWLAIESKSSEKFFGFGEQFTHDQMKGKTPFLFTEEQGIGRGDQPITAGANLLAGAGGNEYTTYAPIPHFISSENRSLFVENSGYSRFDLSQADELKIEYWDTNVQNHFRANIWLGKDARELLNSYTKKTGRYTALPDWAYGTWLGVQGGTEKVNFIVDQAKAKGNPITALWIQDWCGRRVTNFGDQLKWRWYADEKLYPDFKNFVKGMNQKNVQVLGYINSFLADTDPKKPGDDFTNPLLAEAKSKGYLVKNQAGEDYLIQTVGFPAYLIDLTNPQAVQWTKSIIKKNMIDVGLSGWMADFGEWLPFDAKLYSGIDAKVYHNIYPVDWARINREAIKEAGKEGKIVFFTRAGYSYSNQYSTLFWEGDQMVSWGKNDGLPSAIIGLTSGGMSGIALNHSDIGGYTTISNPLRNYHRPKELLLRWAELSAFTPVFRTHEGNRPLKNWQVYTYTDKNGVSSLSDEDTVTLFAEIGKIHYALKDYLKDLVSESTKTGLPVVRHNFLVEPNDEQLLEFPYQFFLGDDLLVAPIIKSGKTDIDVYLPEGSWEHIWTGKKFNGKSEVNVEAPIGKPAVFLRVGGKKETLLRKAFQQILTQK
- a CDS encoding LIC11113 family protein encodes the protein MIPRKVSLRGLLFVCILCASMLFAQTNRVRESSDLQTLYDMLKSSGQNKTRQSFLKKHTKHIFPLEDAECSIKTKNDDGLVRYFTLQCGSNEVEGLINYASDQKKLKTKLSGFQLVAWEKIGNQKYLRIRVHGFESQVGSITKESKDIVPIALRQKKQKEKDFTKDINENLQYFKSLAYNSKRRKEAVTDLEIFFDKTCPLVFKEVDQSFYWDKTIAYTFEISCVKDTSYSLVKIPGGRDGKLNVSNKAMPIPQKGETFYAMLRMRKITDEQAYWDDFKLYYE
- a CDS encoding sulfurtransferase; amino-acid sequence: MEDEEIRLNWSFLKSEINAGDFLIDCRSQSAYEEETLEGAYYYPFIKKAFGSDPESHKKLYGPMVGVLQEIQKSKKTRVVVFDEGMGMFSTRMVFLLRAMGFAESYVLAKKWPIDGNKKPGTLKVEFEPADKTKVIEGVVDKAFMEKNLTKLQIFDARTMEEYEGRLPRLTAPEEGTLCGRLPGAFLWDWRNLYDAEANLIDRSVFKKRLNGFPFMPERPTVIYDYNGARSCLLALMLRETGYSDVSTYQGSWFEWRKSSLPKQAVSVFGQKAVSAAAPRVGGLDRKKV